The Flavobacterium johnsoniae genomic sequence ATTGGTATTCCTAAATCGACAGCAATTTTATTTAATTCCTGACCAATTAAAGTTTTGCTTAAAACATCTGTTCCAACTTCAATTCGCTTAGCTTTTTGCCAAGCATTTGCACCGCTGGTATCTCCAACTAAATCAAATTGTAAAGCGTAAGTTACAGGAGCTTCGATAGGAAAAGTTACTTCAGGCCATGAAACTAATAAAACCTGATCGTCTGCTGAATCTTCTGTTAGAACAATTTTGCTAGATGAAACAGTAATTTCTGAAGGGAAATTAACAGCCTCTAGAGTTGTTAATTCGGCATCGCTGTCGCAGGATGAACCCAAAAACAGCAAACTGCCTAATATGAATAATTTATTGATATATTTTTTCATGATAGTTTTGTTTTTAGTAACCAGGGTTTTGTTTTAATCCGCGATTTGCATCTAAAGCCGAGGTTGGAATTGGGAACAATTTTCTGAATGCAGGAGACGCAGGTCTGAATTCGTTTGCCAATAAAAATTTGTCAAAACGAATCATATCTTGTCTTCTGTGACCTTCCCAGCTTAATTCAAATCCTCTTTCGTTATAAATTTCATCAAGAGAAGGATTGTGATCTAAAGCATTTAATCCCGCACGTTGTCTGATTTGATCAATAAAAGGTTTTGCAGCTGCAGCATTTCCTAAACGAGCATTACATTCTGCCATCATTAAAATTACATCGGCATATCTAAAAATAGGGAAGTCGTTTGAAGCTCCTCCACCAGTTCTTGGTGCAACTGGATAAAATTTCACGTTACGAACTCCCGCCTGCGGATCTGCTCCTGGATTATCAAGTGAAGCAACATCAAGCGTATAATTGAAACCGCCTGGCTGTTCTCCAAATAGATATTGTTTTCTACGAATATCATTCGCATCATATTTTAAGAAAAAAGCTTTAGGAACAATAGTACCATTCCAACCGCTAAAACCAAATAAAGCCTGTGCGTGCGCGCCGTACAAACTGCGAACTGCATAAACATTACGTGAAACGATATCTAGTGTTGCGTAAATTGGAAGAATAGTTTCATCTTCTGGAAGAACATCTCCAAATAACTCAAAATACTTACTCCCTAACGGATTTGCAGCATCCACAGCACCAGAATGAAGTGTAAATCCGCCTTCGGCAACTTTGTTACAAGCAGCCAAAGCTTCATTCCATTTTGGAGTTCCCGTATAAACCTGAGCATTCAAGTACACTTTTGCTAACAAAGTATAACCTGCCCATTTGTTGAATCTTCCGTAATAATTTCCACCTCTTGTTCCTGATAATAAATCAACGTTTTCAGTCAATTCTTTTACAATAAAATCATAAACTTCTTTACGGCTTGATTGCGGAATTTTATCAACTGTAATATTATTATCTGTGAAGAAAGGAACATCTCCATAATCATCAATCAATAAATAATAAAAGAAAGCTCTCAAAGTCTTAGCTTCAGCAATTTTTGAAGCATCGGCATTTGCTTTTTGCAATAAATCTACCGCTAGATTGGCATTGAAAATAGATTTGTAAAGCCAGTTCCAAGTGTTA encodes the following:
- a CDS encoding RagB/SusD family nutrient uptake outer membrane protein, which codes for MKIKNIILTGSICFLTLFSCTDIEENVYDKYPAEDFYGTPAGADIALAAVYAQVPGEFVRDGASGVGYAGADNGWYDMNCMSSDEQVIPHRNTGDWQMDFARLHKHEWLPTDFIINNTWNWLYKSIFNANLAVDLLQKANADASKIAEAKTLRAFFYYLLIDDYGDVPFFTDNNITVDKIPQSSRKEVYDFIVKELTENVDLLSGTRGGNYYGRFNKWAGYTLLAKVYLNAQVYTGTPKWNEALAACNKVAEGGFTLHSGAVDAANPLGSKYFELFGDVLPEDETILPIYATLDIVSRNVYAVRSLYGAHAQALFGFSGWNGTIVPKAFFLKYDANDIRRKQYLFGEQPGGFNYTLDVASLDNPGADPQAGVRNVKFYPVAPRTGGGASNDFPIFRYADVILMMAECNARLGNAAAAKPFIDQIRQRAGLNALDHNPSLDEIYNERGFELSWEGHRRQDMIRFDKFLLANEFRPASPAFRKLFPIPTSALDANRGLKQNPGY